Part of the Labilibaculum antarcticum genome, ATAATATCGAGCTAAGTAATAATAATATAAGTAATGTTTTTTTCATTATTCTAGGTGCTTACTGTAAAGTTAAAACCTCTGTTGTAGATCTAAAAATTACTTATTGTGAATGTTTTATCTTATCTTTGTGATATATATTACATCATTATGTTGATACAACCAAAGGACTCTATTTTTTCCAATTGTGAAATTTGTACAGACAAGTCTTGTGCGGTTCAAACGCTGTCGAGAGATGATCTAGCTTTGTTGAGTGATAACTACCATGAGACATCATTCGAAAAGGGCGAAATAATCTTGTCGAAAGGTTCTTTTGTAGATCATGTGGTATACTTACGTCGCGGACTTGTTAAGGAATATGGAAAGGGCGAACACAAGCAAGAGTATATATTACAAGTGATTAAACCTCAATCTTATTTAGGATTGCATTCTATATTTAGTAACAGTTCAAATCACTATTCCTATATGGCTTTAACTAATGTAACGGTTTGTTATATTAAACTACCTGTTTTTTCTAAATTTATTAAAGAAAATGGAAGGTTTAGTTATGAGATATTGTCTTCGGTATGTAATGATAGTTTGCGAAATTATCATCGTTTTATCGATCAGCATCAAAAGAAGATATTCGGAAAGGTTGCTGATGCTTTATTGTATTTTTCCAGTGTTATTTTTGAATCTTCAAATTTCACCTTACCTCTTAGCCGTAAAGAAATTGCTCACATGATTGGTACCAGTAGAGAAAGTGTATCAAAACAGATTTGTGGGTTTGAAGCAGATCAAATTATTAAAGTAAACGGTCGTAGTATTTTCATTTTGGATATGGAGAAATTGAAACAAATCAGCAGGGTCGGATAATTTGTAATACTTCAAATACCTAAATGTTGGTATTTATCATCTCTTGTATTTTTTGCAACTTCGCGCTTGAACATTTCGCTGGATTGCTTTTTTGAGCAACTTTTAATTCTATTTCATTTCAGTAAAGAGGTTCCGCGATACTAATCTTGAATTTTATATGAATTGGCTGAAAAAAAACTGGGACTGGATTTTAGTTTGTGTCATTGCGTTTGTACCTCTTTTCAGCTTATATGAATTGGCAAATTTCAATTTCGAGAATAATAATTACGATTTTCTCATTTTTGATGATTATGAATATCCTCCGCACATAGCTGAACAAATGGATTTTGATACCATCCCAGGTATTAAATTTGCGATTCATACTACAGGAGAATGGGCCATTCGTTTTCTGATTACCATCTTACTGTGCACACCTGTGCGAATTCTTTTTGGGTGGACGTGCAGTCTCTATACTCGTCAGGCAATAGGCATAACGACAGGTATTTACGTGCTTCTTCATTTTTCCTTATTTCTAAAATATGAGGGATTCTTTGCTATTTTTAGTGAACCGGAATTGGTGCTGGGATTTTTGGCAGGAATTATAGTGGTTGCGCTAATGATTACCTCAAATAAAAGATCCATGAAGCTATTGAAAAAGGCATGGAAGAAGCTTCACCGAATGGCCTACGTGGCCGCAGGCTTAGTTCTTTTGCATGTGATATTACTCAAAGAAGACTGGCTTGTTTATGCTTGTATATTGGGTTTGGGTTTTCTAATTAGATACAAACCAATTCGTTCTCGTTTAGAAGAGTTGCGCCTGAAAAAAGCCTGATAATCGAATTTTTTGAGTGATCTTCTGATTTCAGAAGGGGTAACTTGAAAAAAATTACTAATTTCAGGTCTTTAATCCCCAACTAAGCTAATCCTTCATGAATTTTTTGTTGAAAATTAAGTTTCTCTATTTGCTCCTCTTTATTTTATTGATATCATGCTCATCTGGTGATAAATCAAAGAATTCAATTAGTGTATTTGCGGCGGCAAGTGTTACCAATGTAATGACAGAGATTGCGGGAGAATTTAAAAATGAAACAGGTATACGTATTCAGTTAAATTTTGCATCATCAGGTATATTGGCCAGACAAATTGAAAGTGGTGCTGGTTTTGATTACTATGTGTCTGCAAGTAAGGAGTGGATGGATTATTTGGATTCTATGCAATTGGTTAATCGAAATTCGATTAGTAGCATCGCTGGAAATAGAATGGTAGCGATCGTGCCAATAGAGAATAAGGAGTTATTTATTGATTCGGTTTCGATTGTTAATTTCCCCGATCTCTTTAAAGGTCGTATTTCAATTGGTGATCCAGCTCATGTTCCTGCAGGTAAATATGCTCAACAAATTATGAGTTCAAATTCTTGGGAAGTAAAATTAGCGAAACGAATATTACCAGCTAAAAATGTACGGGATGCACTCTTTATGGTCGAAATGGGAGAGGTTGAAATGGGAATGGTGTATTCGTCGGACGCGCAGAAATCTAAAAAAGTAAGAACAGTTTATGAATTTGCAGTTGCCGATTGTGACCCGATACTTTATTATGGTGCAGGAAAAATAAAATCTGATGAAAATTTAAAAGCTTTTCTAACTTTTTTAGAGGGAGATAAAGCCAAGTTGATTTGGAAAAGGAATGGCTTTAAAATAAACTAATTATGGAGAATTGGTTCGTGTTTTCGGAAACAGAAATGAGTGCAATAGGCCTTTCTTTTAAAGTGGCTTTGTGGTGTGCTATTCTGGTTTTACCAATGGCAATTTTGACTGGCTGGTGGCTGGCCCGTAAATCATTTAGAGGAAAGTCTTTAATTGAGGGTTTTGTAAATTTACCATTGGTACTGCCACCTGTTGCAACAGGATTCGTTTTGTTGCTTTTGCTGGGTTCAAAAGGGCTGATAGGTCAGTTTATATATGAATGGTTTGGAATACGAATTGCCTTTACCTATTATGCTGCTGTAATTGCCTCTATGATTGTGTCTTTTCCCTTGGCTGTTCGTGCCATTCGTCTTTCAATAGAAATGGTAGATCCGGGTTTCGAAGAAGCCGCGAAGACATTAGGCGCCAGCACGTTTCAGAGTTTCGTGAGAGTGACTTTGCCCTTAGCTTTGCCAGGTATTATCAGTGGCTTTGTTCTTTCGTTTGCACGATCATTGGGTGAGTTTGGTGCGACCATCATTTTTGCAGGAAATATATCCGGAGAAACACAGACAATACCATTGGCTCTTTTTAATCAGATTCAGGTTCCAGGAATGGAAAGTTCAGCATTCCGATTGCTTTTGGTTGCTGTGGTGTTTTCTTTTTTGGCTATGTCTGTTTCTGAATATTTAGTGAAGAAATTATACAAGCGAATTTAGCTTTGTAAAACCTATTTTAAGAACGAAAAAAAATCTGTTGTTTATGCACGCTTTATCGGCACATTTAAAACGTAAAAAAGGCAATTTCTCTTTGGATATTGAAGTTGATTTCTTTCGGGGAATTACTGGGGTATTTGGTCCGTCGGGAGCAGGTAAAACAACTTTAATGCACTTATTGGTTGGTTTAGAGAAGCCCGATGAAGGATTTTTGCAGATTGACGATATCTTGTTGGTAGATACTGTAAAGAACATAAATGAGCCTGCCCGAAATCGTAAAATTGGATATGTGTTTCAGGAAGGACGATTATTTCCTCACATGACTGTTCGGAAAAATCTGCTCTTTGCCACAAAGTACGTACCTAAAGGCAAACAAGTTATTGAATTTGCCGAATTGGTAAACTTATTGGAATTAAATAATTTGCTTGAAAAGCGACCCAAACAATTATCCGGAGGAGAAAAGCAAAGAGTGGCGATAGGGAGGGCTTTACTCAGTTCTCCTAAGCTTTTGCTGATGGATGAACCGTTTTCCTCTCTGGATGTAAAGTTGCGTAGACAGATTATTCCTTACCTGATTAAGATCAATCGAAAATTCAACATACCAATGCTTGTTGTAAGTCATGATTTGCCTGATTTACTAAGTTTGACCCGAGAGTTGTTTCTGCTCAAAAATGGACGTGTTCTTGGGCACGGAAACTATCTTGATTTGATTGAGCAGGAGAATATGTTTGATGTAATGCGGGGTGCTGGTTTAATGAATGTGCTTCAATTTAAGGTGGATGCTCACGATAAGGAAAATGGACTAAGCATTTTAACGAACAAGGATGCTAGTCAGGAAATTAGCATTGAGCGGGAAATGGTAAGTGATTGTTGCCAAATTGGTGATGAAATTAATGTGTCACTTCGACCTGAAGATATTTCTTTAACCTTGGAGAGGATCCCAAATATTTCCATCAGAAATCAGTTGCCGGGAACAATAATGAAAATAATTGAGAAAGATAATCGGATCTATTGCCTTGTTGATGTTGGCTTTAAATTGCTTGTTTCAATTACACATGCTTCTTTGTTAAAAATGGAGCTTACCAAAGGAAAACAGGTGTGGTGTTTGTTTAAATCAATGGCCTTGCAAACTAATATTTGAAATAATTATGAATTGCAAATTTTAATTTTGTGCTAACTGCTACTACTTGCTCACTGATACTTCTTGCAAAGCGGTCGTAACATTCCCTCTAATCCATTTAGTTTTATTTCATACATGGAAGCAAGCATTTCTCCTAATTTCCCAGCAGGAAATCCTTTTTGTCGGTACCAAACCAAATAAGGTTCAGGAATATCAATTAAATATCGACCTTTGTATTTTCCATAGGGCATTCTCATTTGAATTAATTTAATTAATTCTTCATTCATGAAAGCCCCATCTATATTTTCCATAATCGTTTGTTGATTGTTTGCTGTAAAGATATTTTAGATTTTTAAGATACAAGAGATTTTAGCATGAAATTTGTACTTGACATTATGGATAATTTTCGCATAACTTTATTAATCTTTAAAAGTAATTCGAGATGAAGACATTAGAAAAACAAAATATAGGAAAGGAAATCTTGTGCAAATGGCAAGATGAAATTGATCTGCTTGAGGATTTATTAAAGGTGTCTGCAATTCTAATTATGAAATTGCATCCTCACGAATTGGAAGTTCTTGTTAGTTCGCGTAACGAGAATAACCCTTATTCAATTGGAGACAGAGGAGAGCTTAGTATTGGTTCGTACTGCGATTCGGTTGTTGCGAGCAAAGCTAAAGTTTACATTGAAGATGCCTTATCAGATGATTTTTGGAAGGATAAACTCAAGTATAACAATGGCATGTGTTGCTATTTGGGCTTGCCAATTCTATATCCTAACGAGGAATTGTTCGGAACCATATGTGTCTTAAATAAGGAATATAGAGAATTTAATGATTTAGATCAGAAATTAGTTAATCATTTCCGGAAAAGTATTGAGTCTGATTTACTTATTAATGAGTAGAATGATATCATTCGCAAGCCTCAATTTATTAAACGGAGCTACTCGGCAAAACCGCCACCAATTAATTTATCACCAATGTAGAATGCGACTGGTTGCCCGGGTGCAATTGCCCATGCCGGATCCTCTAATTTCACTTCCAGTTCTTTACCATTGATGATATGTATTGTGCTGTATTTTTGTGGATTTCGGCCCAATCCCCGCACAATGGTGTTAATATTTGGCAACTGACTGTCAGCAATATTATTGAAATAATAATCGGAAACCTTTATATTCATTCGATTCAAATCATCTTTCTTTTCCAGGATAAGGGTGTTGCTACTGGCATCAATCTTACTCACCATTAAGCCCGATTTTTCTTCCAGGTCCAGACCTCTTTTCTGACCAATTGTGTAGTAGGGATATCCATCGTGCCAACCCAAATGATTGCCTTTGGTATCGGTTACTTTTCCCCGGCCGATTTTCTGATCCAGATCAGGAATCATTTCTTGTAAAAAGTCGCGGTAATCCATGTGATCCATAAAACAGATGCCCATGCTTTCCTTTTTCTTGGCAACTTCGGCATAATTGTAGTTTCGAGCCAATTCACGCACTTCCGTTTTAGTATATTTTCCTAAAGGAGTAATTGTTCTCGATAAAATATCTTGTCCCAAATTCCAAAGGAAGTAAGATTGATCTTTCGCAGGATCTTTTCCTTTGTGGATATAGAAATTATCCGATTCCTTGATAATCTGAATGTAATGTCCAGTAGCAATAAATTCACAATTCAGCTCATTGGCTTTCTCCAAAAGTAATTTCCATTTCAGTTGCGGATTGCACTGAATACATGGACTGGGAGTTCGTCCGGCCATGTATTCATCCAAAAAGAACTGAATAATGGTTTCTCTAAATTCTCTGCGGGCATCAATCACATGATGTTCGATACCTAACTGATGCGCCAATTTTTGAGCATCAACAATAAAATCGGGTAGAGGATCAGTAGGATCAAATGAATTGTTTGGGCCAAAAAACCACAAAGAAACACCAATAACCTGATAGCCTTGTTCTTTTAGCATCATCGCTGCTACCGAAGAATCGGTTCCTCCGCTCATTCCCAATACAAGTCTGCCTTTTGTGTTCATCCCCTCGTTCATATCATCATCCATTTTGTAATCCGGTGCAAAAATATCTCTTTAAAATCTGATAACAAAATCATTCTTGTCGGGGAAATCATAATGAATATCGAAAAAATAAGTAGTTATCGTGGCTTTTTCCTATTTTGGGCGAGTAAAATAAAAGTATAAACAACAAATCACACAAAATGAATATTAAAAAATTGTCAGGTGGGATTTTGAGCGCAGGTTTAGCGCTTTCCATCATGGTAAGTTGTGCTGAAAAAGCACCAAAAGGTACAGGCGTACTGAATAAAGAAGACATGAACCTTGCAGTGAATCCTGGTGATAATTTCTTCGAATATGCCAATGGTACTTGGATGAAAAATACACCAATTCCTGCTGATAAAAGTCGATATGGTGCTTTTGATATTTTAGGGGAAAGCGCTAATGAAGCTGTGCATAATATTATGGAAGAGGCTGCTAAAGCGGAGAATGCCGAGCCTGGAAGTAACTTGAAGAAAATTCAGGACTTCTATGCAACTGCCATGGATGTTGAGAAAATTGATAAAGTAGGGATTCAGCCTTTGCTTCCTGAGTTCGCACAAATAGCTTCCGTGCAAAATGCAACAGACTTACGTAATGAATTGCTGCATCTTCATAAAATGGGTGTTAGTGCTTTGTTTGGTGCAGGTGTTGACCAGGATATGAAGAATACGACAGTTAACCGTATGTATGTTTCGGAAGATGGTCTTTCCTTATCTGATCGTGATTACTATGTTGCCGATAACGAGACTAGTGAAAATATCCGTAAAGAGTTTGTGAAGCATGTTGCCAAGATGTTTGAATTGATTGGTGATGATGCAGAAGTAGCTCAAAGCAATGCCGGGAGAATCATGAAATTTGAAACTCGCATGGCAGAAAAATTCAATACTCGTTTGGAGAATAAAGATTATCCCGCGATGTACAATCCTAAAACTCTTGAAGAACTAGAAAAAGAATATCCAAATTTTGCATGGGCTACTTATTTCAAGGAATTGGGTGCTGACATTAAAGAATATGTTATTATAACTCACCCTCGTTTTATGGCTGAGTTGAATAATATGTTGGTTGATGAAAAAATGGATGATATTAAATTGTATCTGAAATGGAAAGTGTTAAACGATGCTGCAGGTGCTGTTGGTTCTGAATTGGAAAAGCAAAATTTCGCTTTTTTCGGAACTACCCTAACAGGTGCAACCGAACAGCAGCCACGTTGGAGACGTATGTCTAATTCGACAGGTTCTGTTTTAGGTGAAGCAGTGGGTCAGTTATACGTTGAGAAATATTTTCCACCACAAGCTAAAGTGAGAATGGACGAATTGGTGAACAATTTGAAAATCGCTTTGCGCGGAAGAATTGAAAAATTAGAGTGGATGAGCGAAGACACCCGAATTCAAGCATTGGCGAAGTTAGATGCTTTTGGTGTGAAGATTGGTTATCCTGATAAATGGGAAGATTATTCGAAACTAGAAGTTGGAACGAACTCATATATTGAAAACCTTTGGAATGCGGCTCGTTTTAGTTCCGAAAAGGACATTGCCAAATTAGGAGAACCAGTAGACACAGAGAAATGGGGCATGACTCCACAAACGGTGAATGCATATTATCATCCACTATTGAATGAAGTCGTATTTCCAGCTGCAATTCTTCAACCTCCTTTCTTTTACATGAATGGTGATGATGCCGTAAACTACGGTGCAATTGGTGTGGTTATTGGTCACGAAATGACTCATGGTTTTGATGATTCTGGTCGTCAATTCGATAAGGATGGCAACATGAGAGACTGGTGGACTGCCGAGGATACAGATAAGTTTAACGCAAAAGCTGAGAAATTAGTTGAGCAATTTAACGGTTTTCAGGCATTCGATGATTTACATGTTGATGGTAAATTGACATTGGGTGAGAACATTGCTGATTACGGTGGGTTAACCATTTCGATGGAAGCCTACAAAATGGCATTGAATGGTAAGAAGCCTGCAGATATTGATGGTTTTAATAACATGCAACGTTTCTTTCTTGCTTACTCTAAAGTTTGGAGAGGTAATGTAAGAGATACGTATTTACGAAAATTGATCAAAGAAGATGAGCATTCTCCTGGAGAATACCGTGTGAATGGTGGATTATTCAATATTCCTGAATTTTATGCTGCTTTCGAAATTAGTCCGGAAGCTCCTTTGTACCGAACAGAAGAGCAAAGAGCTGACATTTGGTAAGAAATTTTCGGATCTAAATAATTTAAACTGTCTCAAGAAATTGGGGCGGTTTTTTTATGCTTTAACTCGAGTAGTTTATATAAATGAATCAGGACTAAAATTCATGTTAAAATCAATAAAGTTGATTTATAGTTGAATAATATTAAAATAAGTTTTATATTTATTGAATAAATTGTAATGATATGAATAAAAAACTGCCGATTAATTGTCCCAGTTGTGAATCGGGACTTAAAGTAAATAGTTTGCATTGCGAAAGCTGCGATACAACTATAACAGGACTATTCGAATTGCCAATCTTATTAAAGCTTGGTAATAAGGATCAAGCTTTTATTCTGGATTTTATAAAAAGTAGTGGGAGTCTAAAAGTAATGGCCGAGAAATTAAAGCTAAGTTATCCTACTGTGAGAAATATGCTAGACGAACTCATCACCAAAATTGAAAAATTGCAAGATCATGATTCAAAAAATCTTTAACCCTTTTGTTTACATTGCAGGATTAAAATCTTTACTAAATGGACTGTTGATCATTCTTGCAACATCCATTGTTGGGTATCTAAGTCATACTCATTTTCCCGATATCATATCCGTAAAGATTGGTTTCTCTTCTCCGGTTTGGTATTTTGTTGTTCAGTCATTACTCAATTGGCTATCCATATCAATACTCCTTTATTTGGCCGCAATTATCTTGTCAAAATCATCTGTTCGCATGCTCGATATTTTTGGAACACAAGCTTTGGCACGATATCCATATTTTTTTGCAGCCTTTTTCGCTTTTTCTGATTCGATGCAGGAGTTTAGTTCGTTTTTAACGTGGACTTTTCTTCATTCAGGAGAACCTGTTGAGATATCAACTTTTAGCGTGATACTTGCCATTACTTTAATCATTTTAACACTTTTGCTAACCATTTGGATGGTAACTTTAATGTTTAATGCCTACAAGATTTCTGCGAATTTGAAAGGGGCAAAGTTGGTAACATCATTCATAGTGGCAATGATTGGGGCAATGATTTTATCTGGTTATTTAAGCAGTATTTTAATCCAAAATATTCAATAAAATGAAAAAACTTGTATTGTTAACAGCATTTCTGGTAAGTGTATTGTGCACTCATGCACAGCAAACTGATACAACCTATGTTCAGGTTGAAGGAACAAGCTTGCATTGCGTTCTAAGCAAGGAAGCCAGCTCTACAGCATCTCCGTTGGTGATTATTGTTGCGGGTTCGGGACCAACCGATTTGAATGGGAACCAACCTGGCATGCAAAACAATAGCTTGCGATTATTATCCGAAGCTCTTGTGTCGAAAGGGATATCAACATTACGATTCGATAAAAGAGCTATTGCAAAAAGTGCTTATGCCGATTTTAAAGAGGAAGATTTAAATATTGATCAATATGCTAATGATCTTACCAAATTAATTAAGCATGCTGGGCAAAAAGGATTTACGGATATTTATGTGGCAGGGCACAGTGAAGGATCTTTGCTTGCATTATTGGCAATTCAGAAGGTAAAAGTGAAAGGATTCGTATCCATTGCCGGAGCAGGAAGGTCGGCCGATTTGATTCTTAAAGAACAGTTGAAACCTAAATTACCACCTGAGTTTTACTTGAAGGTGGAATTAATTATAGACAGTCTGAAAATGGGTGAATTGGTTAAAAATACTCCTCCCGAATTGAACGCTTTGTTTCGAGCCTCAGTTCAGCCTTACCTAATCTCTTGGTTTAAATACAGCCCGAGCGACCTAATTGCGAATTTAACTTGTCCTATATTAATCCTTCAGGGTGATAAAGATATTCAGGTTGGGCTAGAGGATGCCAATAAGTTGAAAGCAGCATCATCAAATGCGGAATTGGTTGTTGTGAACAACATGAATCATGTGCTAAAAACCATTGAAATGGGAATGCAGGAAAATATCGCATCCTATACCAATCCAATTCTTCCGGTGAATACCGATTTGGTAGAAGCTATTGCTAATTTTATTAAAGAATAAGAAGGCAAGTCAGAAAACTTCTTAAAAGTAAAACTGTCTCAAGTAATTGAGACGGTTTTTTTTATGCTTTAAGTTTCTGAGGTTTTATTGAACCACCAGCTAAAGCAGGTGGGAAGGGATGGAATTGTAGGGTGATATACAGATAGACCTGTCAGGTCTTTTCGTTTCAAACATACAAATGCTAACAGGTCCAAAGACGCTGTCAGGTTTCAATGCAGTGAAGTGTGGGTAACCTAAACCTGTCAGCGTCTGAAAGACCTGACAGCGTTAAAATTCCAAAACCGCATCTCAAATAGCATTGGTTATGGCTTTTTGAGTCTAGAGGACTTGCATGCTTGTAGAAAAGCTAAGCTATATACATTCAAACGCTTACAGGTCTAAGGATGCTGTCAGGTTTTAAGGAAATGGTAAACGCAAAACCTGTAAGCCTTAAGATTCCAAAACCACAACTTCATTTTTCGCACCTTTTTGATTTTCTGATCAGGAGAATTTTGAATATTGTCATAAGAAGTCTATACTCTTTGATGAAATCGACGATTTCTTTGGACTTTACTACAGATAGACCTGACAGGTTTCTAAAACCTGTCAGGTCTTTTCGTTTCAAACATTCAAACGCTTACAGGTCCAAGGACGCTGTCAGGTTTCAATGCAGTGAAGTTTGGGTAAACACAAAACCTGTCAGCGTCTGAAAGACCTGACGGCGTTAAAATTCCAAAAGCCCATCTTCATTTTTCGCACCTTTTTGATTTTCTGATCAAGAGAATTTTGAATATTGTCATAAGAAGTCTATACCCTTTGATGAAATCGACGATTTCTTTGGACTTTACTACAGATAGACCTGACAGGTCTTTTCGTTTCAAACATTCAAACGCTAACAGGTCCAAGGACGCTGTCAGGTTTCAATGCAGTGAAGTTTGAGTAACCAAAACCTGTCAGCGTTAAAATTCCCAAACCGCATCTCAAATAGCATTGGTTATGGCTTTTTGAGTCTAGAGGACTTGCATGCTTGTAGAAAAACTAAGCTATATACATTCAAACGCTTACAGGTCTAAGGATGCTGTCAGGTTTTAAGGAAGTGGTAAACGCAAAACCTGTAAGCCTTAAGATTCCAAAAGCCCATCTTCATTTTTCGCACCTTTTTGATTTTCTGATCAAGAGAATTTTGAATATTGTCATAAGAAGTCTATACCCTTTGATGAAATCGACGATTTCTTTGGACTTTACTACAGATAGACCTGACAGGTCTTTTCGTTTCAAACATTCAAACGCTTACAGGTCCAAAGACGCTGTCAGGTTTCAATGCAGTGAAGTTTGAGTAATCAAAACCTGTCAGCGTCTAAAAGACCTGACAGTGTTAAAATTCCAAAACGACGCTGACCGATTTAATGAAGAGTCAAACTGATTTCAATTTACATCCATTTCTTGTTGGATGTCTCAACATGATAAAGGATGTAGTTCATCAGTTTATTTGCAATATCTTCCTGGATGTAAGGGATATCTATTTGTCCTGATGCATTGTTTACTCGTAATGAAGCCAAGCCTCTTCGTTTTTGAAAAAACGTTTGTCTAAAATCAACAGATTGTGTTTTAAAGGCTTCGGATTGTTGCCACTCAGTATTTATCCCTCCTTTGCCAACGATCAATTGTGATTTATTAAATTGAAAATAGCTTTTTCGGACCATCACCCAGCAGTACACCGCTGATATAGCCAGCCAAAATGTTCCTGCAATCAGCCATAAAGGCTCAATAATATACAATGGAGTTGCGAGTGCTGCAGGAAACAATCCTCTTTGGAACCATAACAAATTGAAATATCTGCGGTGTGAATAAATCTTTTCGCTGTAATCAGGCAGATCTCCCTTAAATACTTCATTTCGGATGCTTTCAATATGCTTCTCCAAACAACCGGGAGCATCAATCACTTGTTTTTGCTGTACTTGTTTACTCACAGCTTGTTTAAAGCTGATTTTAAATATACCAAACATCTTTTTTATGGGTCCGGTTTCCCAGTTGAGCTGTTGTACTTTGCTGAATGGAAGCAAAACCTTGCGCTTATTAAACAGGCCAGCGGTTATGCGGTAATTTTGTTGGTACTTAACAAGTTTAAAATCGTAATATTTTATGACCGTGAACAGGAGTGTTGCGAAGATCGATATTGCCAGAGCGAAAATAATTAATGCCGTAAAAATTAATATGCCTGAGTTGGATATAATGTTTTGAACGGAATCGGAATAGGCATCGGTTTCTTTCTGAAATAAATCTTTAATTTGATCCACTATCTGAGAAACGAAAACAAGAATAATTAATCCTGTTTTAAAATGGTTTTGACTTATTCCTATTCGCAATAAATCCGCGGGGCTAAGTTTTATGATTTCTACTTCTTTGCTGGTATCGGAAATTGATTCAGACTTCTCTTCATTCGTATTTTCCTTATGTGATTCCAGGAATTGAGTTAGATGCTCGGTATAGGAACCGCTTAAGGAATAGATCTTTAATTCATTTCCTACCGATCCTGCAGTATCTACTTCAAGCGAATATACATTTAATAGTTGTTGCAAAAGGTTTTGCTTTGTATTCACACTTTGTATGCGTTCCAGTGGTATTGAAAGAACTATTTTGCGCAGGTAGCCTTTTTTAATGATAAATTGATTCCCTTCAATGTAAAAGTAGAAATTCAGGTAGTAAAGAATGACATGAACAAGCATTAACAGGCAAATAATTCCTATTGCCATAGGAATAGTTATTGATGCTGGCAGTAGCTTCTTCTGAGCAAAAATAAGGAGGAGGATAGGCCAAAATACCCGCAATCTTTTTTGAACTTCGAAAACGAAAATCACCAAAATTCCTCGCAAGGCTTGTCGGGTCGGTTTTGTTAAATCGGGTTTACTCATGCTTGCTTACTTTTGATAAGAGGAATGATTCTATTTGGTGGGCCTTATCAGGCAAAAGTCCAGGAATCGAAAGGTCGCTAACACTGCCTCCAGCGGTAAATACTTTAACTCTCGACAAACCAAAACTTTTTTCTATCATGTTCTGACTCACCTCTACATGTTGAATTCTATTAAATGGAATGGTAGTTAGTTTGTAAATAAAAAGTCCACTGCGGTAGGATACATCTTGTTCTCTAAGTAAATATCCTTTTTTAGGAAATCCGAGAATGATGAAGGCTAATTTGCCAATAAATAAAACGGCAAAAATAAAGGGGACAGCTATTACTACTGTAATTGGGATGTTACCCGATGAGATTTGCGTAAAAAGGAAAAAGCCAATCAAAGCGAATACCAAAACTATTGCAGAACCTAT contains:
- a CDS encoding PH domain-containing protein, yielding MQLNEEFSNQVVLPDQLAPIEVQEFEALENKYKLINQIGSAIVLVFALIGFFLFTQISSGNIPITVVIAVPFIFAVLFIGKLAFIILGFPKKGYLLREQDVSYRSGLFIYKLTTIPFNRIQHVEVSQNMIEKSFGLSRVKVFTAGGSVSDLSIPGLLPDKAHQIESFLLSKVSKHE